Proteins encoded in a region of the Prochlorococcus marinus CUG1416 genome:
- a CDS encoding DUF6447 family protein, translated as MSEDTNDSGNPVLTFEGKKYLINELSKDIKESIKGLQIAETQLKMHEDTLKLLSISRNSLANQLREKLKNLD; from the coding sequence ATGAGTGAAGACACAAATGATTCTGGGAACCCAGTATTAACCTTTGAAGGGAAAAAGTATTTGATAAATGAACTTTCTAAGGATATAAAAGAATCTATAAAAGGATTACAAATAGCGGAAACACAACTTAAGATGCATGAGGATACATTGAAATTACTTTCAATTAGTCGAAATTCTTTAGCAAATCAATTAAGAGAAAAACTAAAAAATTTAGATTGA
- a CDS encoding CGLD27 family protein: MNESKCPVPREQQPTNEFIELSKSNIFSWPKSKKSLILVLIKFWVFAFIIFLVISTGSIYFKTSLLKYILLSFFSSLSIPLLISIRLYIGWNHVFRRLTSERVEYEESGWYDGQVWIKPLFLKEKESLIASIEVKPILRNLIQIFSIISVLALSGILLFQYNNF; the protein is encoded by the coding sequence ATGAACGAATCTAAATGTCCTGTACCTCGAGAGCAACAACCCACAAATGAATTCATTGAATTGTCTAAATCAAACATTTTTTCATGGCCAAAATCAAAAAAATCACTAATTCTTGTCTTGATTAAATTCTGGGTATTTGCTTTTATTATATTTCTTGTTATTTCTACTGGAAGTATATATTTCAAAACATCCCTTTTAAAATATATTCTATTAAGTTTTTTTAGTAGCTTATCAATCCCTCTCTTGATTTCTATCAGGTTATATATTGGTTGGAATCATGTATTTAGGAGATTAACATCTGAAAGAGTTGAGTACGAAGAATCCGGATGGTATGACGGTCAAGTATGGATAAAACCATTATTTTTAAAAGAAAAAGAATCACTTATAGCCTCAATTGAGGTAAAGCCTATTTTGAGAAATTTAATTCAGATTTTTTCTATTATCTCAGTCTTAGCTTTGTCTGGAATTTTACTTTTTCAATATAACAATTTCTAA
- the rsfS gene encoding ribosome silencing factor translates to MDNKNLVLMAAKACEEKKAKDIKLIKIDNVSFISEWILIAEGLSDVQVRSITNSVEGELREKARIEPIRKEGVNEAKWALLDYGDLIVNIFQPEIRKFYDLESFWSNGDNITFP, encoded by the coding sequence ATGGACAATAAAAATTTGGTTTTGATGGCAGCTAAAGCTTGTGAAGAAAAAAAGGCTAAAGACATAAAACTTATAAAAATTGACAATGTATCTTTCATTAGTGAATGGATATTGATTGCGGAAGGATTATCAGATGTACAAGTTAGATCTATAACTAACTCTGTAGAAGGAGAACTGAGAGAAAAGGCTAGAATTGAACCAATAAGAAAAGAAGGGGTTAATGAGGCGAAATGGGCTTTACTTGATTATGGTGATTTAATTGTAAATATTTTTCAACCAGAAATAAGAAAATTTTATGACCTTGAATCATTCTGGAGTAATGGAGATAATATTACATTTCCATAA
- the carB gene encoding carbamoyl-phosphate synthase large subunit: MPQRGDLKKILILGSGPIVIGQACEFDYSGTQACKALRKAGYEIILINSNPASIMTDPEIASKTYIEPLTPEIVSQIILKEKPDAILPTMGGQTALNLAVKLSESDFLIKNNVELIGADLRAINKAEDRKLFKESMEKINVNVCPSGIASNLAEAKEVSKKINSYPLIIRPAFTLGGVGGGIAYNLEEFVELCKTGLEESPTNQILIEKSLIGWKEFELEVMRDTADNVVIVCSIENLDPMGVHTGDSITVAPAQTLTDKEYQRLRDLSLKIIREVGVETGGSNIQFAINPTNGEVIVIEMNPRVSRSSALASKATGFPIAKIAALLSVGYTLDEIINDITKKTPACFEPSIDYVVTKIPRFAFEKFKGSSNTLSTAMKSVGESMAIGRSFEESFQKALRSLEVGICGWESDSLEESRNENDLKNSLRNPTSERILIIKQAMKLGKTNSYIQEVTNIDLWFIEKLRNIFNFENKFLKEKELYDLDRDLMLHTKQLGFSDQQIAKLTNSEFFEVRRYRKDLNIIPIYKTVDTCSAEFSSSTPYHYSTYEESFIELNSQTFDSEISKNEKSKKIMILGGGPNRIGQGIEFDYCCCHASYQASTNGYETIMVNSNPETVSTDYDTSDILYFEPVTLEDVLNIIEAENPYGLIVQFGGQTPLKLSLPLLEWLKSNDGLKTGSRILGTSPISIDLAEDREEFTKILKELSIRQPLNGIARNQNEAQSVAQNIGFPLVVRPSYVLGGRAMEIVKDQNELSRYISEAVKVSPDHPILLDQYLNNAIEIDVDALCDSEGSVVIAGLMEHVEPAGIHSGDSACCLPTISLSTSTLETVKNWTKLIAKRLNVVGLINLQFAMTNLNNDENKLFILEANPRASRTVPFVSKAIGKPVAKIATQLMQGFTLEDVNFTKEFSPKYQAVKEAVLPFKRFPGSDTLLGPEMRSTGEVMGLAKDFGIAYAKSELAAGNGVPTEGVAFLSTNDLDKKYLVQIAKELLTLGFKLIATKGTASYLIDLGLQVEEVLKVHEGRPNIEDLIRSGLVQLIINTPIGSQALHDDAYLRRAALEYNIPTFTTIPGAKAAIKAIKALRSNKIDTYSLQEIHNY, translated from the coding sequence ATGCCTCAAAGAGGTGATCTTAAAAAAATTCTTATTCTAGGTTCAGGACCGATTGTTATAGGACAAGCTTGCGAATTTGATTACTCTGGCACTCAAGCTTGTAAAGCTTTAAGAAAAGCTGGTTATGAAATTATCTTGATAAATTCAAATCCTGCATCGATAATGACTGATCCTGAAATTGCAAGCAAAACATATATTGAACCATTGACCCCCGAAATCGTTTCTCAGATAATTTTAAAAGAAAAACCTGATGCAATTCTTCCCACCATGGGAGGTCAAACTGCCTTGAATCTTGCTGTTAAATTATCAGAATCAGATTTTTTAATAAAAAATAATGTTGAATTAATAGGCGCTGATTTAAGAGCTATTAATAAAGCTGAAGATAGGAAATTGTTTAAAGAATCGATGGAAAAAATAAATGTAAATGTATGTCCATCTGGAATAGCCTCTAATCTGGCTGAAGCTAAAGAGGTATCAAAAAAAATTAATTCTTATCCTCTGATAATTAGGCCTGCATTTACTTTAGGTGGTGTAGGAGGTGGAATTGCTTATAATCTTGAAGAATTTGTTGAATTGTGTAAAACAGGCTTAGAGGAAAGTCCAACTAATCAAATATTGATTGAGAAATCCCTTATTGGATGGAAGGAGTTTGAATTAGAGGTGATGAGAGATACTGCTGATAACGTTGTAATAGTATGCAGTATTGAAAATTTAGATCCAATGGGTGTTCATACTGGAGATTCGATAACTGTAGCTCCCGCACAGACCTTAACAGATAAGGAGTATCAGAGATTGAGAGACTTGTCATTGAAAATTATTAGAGAGGTGGGAGTTGAAACTGGGGGGAGTAATATTCAATTTGCTATAAATCCAACCAATGGCGAAGTAATTGTTATAGAAATGAATCCTCGTGTGAGTAGATCCTCAGCCTTGGCAAGTAAAGCAACTGGATTCCCAATAGCCAAGATTGCAGCTTTATTATCTGTTGGCTATACACTTGATGAGATAATTAATGACATAACGAAAAAAACACCTGCATGTTTTGAGCCTTCAATTGATTACGTTGTCACCAAAATACCTAGGTTTGCTTTTGAAAAGTTTAAAGGCTCTTCAAATACATTAAGCACAGCCATGAAATCCGTTGGTGAGTCAATGGCAATCGGTCGATCTTTTGAAGAATCATTTCAGAAAGCTTTAAGGTCCCTAGAAGTCGGGATTTGTGGTTGGGAATCTGATTCACTCGAAGAATCTAGGAATGAGAATGACTTAAAGAATAGTTTGAGAAACCCAACATCTGAAAGGATTCTCATAATTAAACAAGCTATGAAGTTAGGAAAAACTAATTCTTATATTCAAGAAGTTACGAATATAGATTTATGGTTTATCGAGAAATTACGCAATATCTTTAATTTCGAAAATAAATTTTTGAAAGAAAAAGAACTTTATGATTTAGATAGAGATTTGATGCTACATACTAAACAACTTGGGTTCTCAGATCAACAGATAGCAAAGTTAACTAATTCTGAGTTTTTTGAAGTAAGAAGATATAGAAAAGATTTGAACATAATACCTATTTATAAAACTGTTGATACTTGTTCAGCTGAGTTTTCATCTTCAACTCCCTATCATTATTCAACTTACGAAGAGTCTTTTATTGAATTAAATTCTCAAACTTTTGATAGCGAGATTTCAAAAAATGAAAAATCTAAAAAAATTATGATTTTAGGGGGGGGGCCAAACAGAATTGGTCAAGGAATAGAATTTGATTACTGTTGTTGCCATGCATCATATCAAGCTTCTACAAATGGTTATGAAACAATAATGGTTAATAGTAATCCTGAAACTGTATCAACAGATTATGATACTAGCGATATTTTATATTTTGAGCCTGTAACTCTAGAGGATGTGCTCAATATAATAGAAGCGGAAAATCCATATGGTCTGATTGTTCAATTTGGAGGTCAAACTCCACTGAAATTATCATTACCTTTACTTGAATGGCTTAAATCTAATGATGGGCTAAAAACTGGATCAAGAATTCTTGGTACTTCTCCAATCTCAATCGATTTAGCTGAAGATAGAGAGGAATTTACAAAAATACTTAAGGAATTAAGTATTAGACAACCTTTAAACGGCATAGCTCGTAATCAAAATGAAGCACAATCTGTTGCACAAAATATTGGATTCCCTTTAGTTGTAAGACCCTCTTATGTTTTAGGAGGCAGGGCTATGGAAATTGTTAAAGATCAGAACGAATTGTCGCGATACATCTCTGAAGCAGTTAAAGTTTCGCCTGATCATCCAATACTTCTTGATCAATATTTGAATAATGCTATTGAGATAGATGTTGATGCTTTATGTGATTCAGAAGGTTCAGTTGTAATTGCTGGTTTAATGGAACATGTAGAACCTGCAGGAATTCATTCTGGAGATTCAGCTTGTTGTTTACCAACCATTTCTCTTTCAACTTCCACTCTAGAGACTGTAAAGAACTGGACTAAATTAATTGCAAAAAGACTAAATGTTGTTGGTTTAATTAATTTGCAATTCGCAATGACAAATTTAAATAATGATGAAAATAAATTATTTATTCTTGAGGCAAATCCAAGAGCTTCCAGAACTGTCCCATTTGTTTCAAAGGCCATAGGTAAACCAGTTGCAAAAATAGCTACCCAGTTAATGCAAGGCTTTACATTAGAAGATGTTAATTTTACTAAAGAATTTTCTCCAAAATATCAGGCAGTAAAAGAAGCCGTCTTGCCTTTTAAACGATTTCCAGGATCCGATACACTACTTGGTCCTGAAATGAGATCTACTGGAGAAGTTATGGGTTTAGCTAAAGATTTTGGAATTGCTTATGCTAAGTCAGAATTGGCAGCAGGAAATGGTGTTCCCACTGAGGGAGTAGCTTTTTTGTCTACTAATGATTTAGATAAAAAGTATCTTGTTCAAATTGCAAAGGAATTGTTGACTTTAGGATTTAAATTAATTGCAACAAAAGGTACAGCTTCATATTTGATTGATTTAGGCCTTCAAGTTGAAGAAGTGCTAAAAGTTCATGAAGGTAGACCAAATATAGAGGACTTAATTCGTTCGGGACTTGTTCAATTAATAATTAATACACCAATTGGCTCTCAGGCTCTTCATGACGACGCATATTTAAGACGTGCTGCTTTAGAATATAATATTCCAACTTTTACAACCATTCCTGGAGCCAAAGCCGCTATTAAAGCCATCAAAGCCCTTCGAAGTAATAAAATTGATACTTACTCTCTACAAGAAATCCATAATTATTAA
- a CDS encoding virion host shutoff-like protein → MNFKRSPFAIQDKNKKDLDNRKEYSTLKELIHEKGISSDLADYWDKECELNPSNPRCLVYDD, encoded by the coding sequence ATGAATTTTAAAAGATCACCATTCGCAATTCAAGATAAAAATAAAAAAGATCTAGATAATAGAAAAGAATATTCAACTCTCAAGGAACTAATTCATGAGAAAGGGATTTCATCGGACTTAGCTGATTACTGGGATAAGGAATGTGAATTAAATCCATCCAACCCACGGTGCTTGGTATACGACGATTAG
- a CDS encoding RNA-binding S4 domain-containing protein produces MKLDQFLKWKNLVSSGGEAKIVIKSGSVKVNGVIETRRGRKLNKGDKVMLLQNELIFE; encoded by the coding sequence ATGAAATTAGATCAATTCTTAAAATGGAAAAATTTGGTATCTTCTGGTGGAGAAGCAAAAATTGTTATTAAATCCGGTTCCGTCAAAGTTAACGGTGTAATTGAAACCAGAAGAGGAAGAAAATTAAATAAGGGAGATAAAGTAATGTTGCTACAAAATGAATTAATTTTTGAATAG
- a CDS encoding asparaginase, with the protein MSSNFKNLYTSNNPPLQAILMRGTNIESVHKIHAVISDKKGRVLMCAGNPEYKSFIRSALKPFQAIPFVSSGAASKINNDSKSIALACGSHAGTKIHSREAFKILWEYDIDINNLKCPRYKESPLEHNCSGKHAAFLATCKKMNWPLESYLKGDHPLQIEIFRIISEFLEIPISNVKAERDDCGAPTLYLKLIEMSKLYSLLSSSENAELEQISRAMTTNPIMISDNNKFDTEIIKASHGQVIGKGGAEGIQCLCKVNEGIGLALKVEDGSKRAKHAVSLHLLKQLEWISDLRIQDIEEKVFNFSEGVRIEVKGQLKFQES; encoded by the coding sequence ATGAGTTCAAATTTCAAAAACCTTTACACCTCGAATAACCCTCCTTTACAAGCAATCTTAATGAGAGGTACAAACATTGAGTCAGTACATAAGATTCATGCTGTTATTAGCGATAAGAAAGGGAGGGTTTTAATGTGCGCAGGAAATCCAGAATATAAAAGTTTTATAAGGTCAGCGCTAAAACCTTTTCAGGCAATACCTTTTGTAAGTAGTGGAGCTGCATCAAAAATAAATAATGATTCAAAATCAATTGCATTAGCATGCGGTTCACATGCCGGTACAAAAATTCATTCAAGGGAAGCCTTCAAAATTCTATGGGAATACGACATCGACATTAATAACCTTAAATGTCCAAGATATAAGGAAAGTCCATTAGAACATAATTGTTCAGGTAAACATGCAGCTTTTCTAGCTACATGCAAAAAAATGAATTGGCCATTAGAAAGTTACTTAAAGGGGGATCATCCACTTCAAATCGAAATATTCAGAATTATTTCTGAATTTCTTGAAATACCGATATCTAACGTAAAAGCAGAACGTGATGATTGTGGCGCCCCAACTCTTTATTTAAAACTAATAGAAATGTCCAAGTTGTATTCACTTCTAAGCAGTTCAGAAAATGCTGAATTAGAACAAATAAGTAGAGCTATGACAACTAACCCAATAATGATAAGTGACAACAATAAATTTGATACAGAAATAATTAAGGCTTCTCATGGACAAGTTATAGGTAAAGGAGGAGCAGAGGGAATACAGTGCCTATGTAAGGTAAATGAAGGGATAGGATTGGCTTTAAAAGTAGAGGATGGTTCAAAAAGAGCTAAACATGCTGTTAGTCTTCACTTACTAAAACAGTTAGAGTGGATATCTGACTTAAGAATTCAAGACATTGAAGAAAAGGTGTTTAATTTTTCTGAGGGAGTGCGAATTGAAGTTAAAGGTCAATTAAAATTCCAAGAATCCTAA
- a CDS encoding ABC transporter ATP-binding protein: protein MVIYVACWPLLAYLAGNLIPAIGSGDLSKVSSIIVKSLLVFLIQKTAQFGQDVFIAKPSLEISEVMRGNLFSKIQKIEMNSVEKISAGDITYRLTEDVDRVSEVIYKTAQDTIPCTLQLLAVIIYMFYLDWSLTLSTFLLAPLIIFSVNSFGRKVLLASESSQESTSNLASLIGESINGMSTIRSFAAENWIENRFYKRLSDNKKAKYKTLKLLAFQHPVVGFVEAFGILAILGLGAARINLGLLTSEEFSSFFAAILMLIDPISHVSTNFNDYKQTEASIKRLKKINLEPIEDDKDNLKRISNIEGKISFKKVNFGYEKDNQVLKDIDLEINKGEVTALVGASGAGKSTMMALILKFIRPNNGDIFIDDKNLRLLNTKDIRKNIALVQQQPFLFSGKIIDVIRMGRSYTKEAIIESAKLSNAHNFIQDLPDKYETKITERSSNFSGGQIQRIAIARAILGNPSILLLDEATSALDAESEAEVQEGLNRAMKNRTVIVIAHRLATTQEADKIVVFDKGKIIEVGKHIDLLNNEGIYKELCEKQLIKKL, encoded by the coding sequence ATGGTTATTTATGTAGCTTGTTGGCCTTTGCTAGCTTATTTGGCTGGCAACTTAATACCCGCAATTGGATCTGGTGATCTTTCCAAAGTTTCTAGCATAATAGTTAAGTCTTTATTAGTATTTTTAATTCAAAAAACTGCACAATTTGGACAGGATGTTTTTATAGCAAAACCATCATTAGAAATTAGTGAAGTAATGAGAGGAAATTTATTTAGCAAAATTCAAAAAATTGAGATGAATTCTGTTGAAAAAATTTCAGCCGGAGATATTACTTATAGACTTACAGAAGATGTAGATAGAGTAAGCGAAGTTATTTATAAAACAGCTCAAGATACTATTCCGTGTACGTTACAATTATTAGCGGTAATAATATACATGTTTTATTTAGATTGGTCACTCACATTATCAACTTTTTTATTAGCACCATTGATTATTTTTTCAGTTAATAGTTTTGGAAGAAAAGTTCTATTAGCATCTGAAAGTAGTCAAGAATCAACTAGTAACTTAGCAAGTTTAATAGGTGAATCTATAAATGGAATGTCGACAATAAGATCTTTTGCTGCCGAAAATTGGATTGAGAATAGATTTTATAAAAGATTAAGTGATAATAAAAAAGCAAAATATAAAACATTGAAATTACTTGCATTTCAGCATCCAGTTGTAGGATTTGTAGAAGCTTTTGGAATATTAGCAATATTAGGTTTAGGAGCCGCAAGAATCAACCTAGGCCTTCTAACTAGTGAAGAATTTAGTAGTTTTTTTGCTGCAATATTAATGCTTATTGATCCAATAAGCCATGTTAGTACAAATTTTAATGACTATAAACAGACGGAAGCATCGATAAAAAGATTGAAAAAGATAAATCTAGAACCTATTGAAGATGATAAAGATAATTTGAAAAGGATATCCAATATTGAAGGCAAAATATCTTTTAAAAAAGTTAATTTTGGATATGAAAAAGATAATCAAGTTCTTAAAGATATCGATTTAGAAATTAACAAAGGGGAAGTTACAGCCTTAGTTGGAGCTTCAGGAGCCGGCAAAAGTACAATGATGGCCTTAATATTAAAATTCATAAGGCCAAATAATGGAGACATTTTTATTGATGATAAAAATCTAAGATTATTAAATACAAAAGATATAAGAAAAAACATTGCACTAGTACAACAACAGCCTTTTTTGTTTTCTGGAAAAATTATTGATGTAATAAGAATGGGAAGGAGTTACACAAAAGAAGCAATTATAGAATCAGCGAAACTATCAAATGCTCACAACTTCATTCAAGATCTTCCTGATAAATATGAAACTAAGATAACGGAAAGAAGTTCAAATTTCTCAGGAGGTCAGATCCAGAGGATTGCAATTGCAAGAGCAATACTAGGAAACCCATCTATTCTTCTCTTAGACGAGGCCACAAGTGCATTAGATGCAGAATCAGAAGCAGAAGTTCAAGAAGGGCTTAATAGAGCCATGAAGAATAGAACTGTTATTGTAATTGCTCATAGATTAGCCACTACTCAAGAAGCAGATAAAATAGTTGTTTTCGATAAAGGTAAAATTATTGAGGTTGGTAAACATATTGATTTACTTAATAATGAAGGGATTTATAAAGAATTATGTGAAAAACAGTTAATTAAGAAATTATAA
- the tpiA gene encoding triose-phosphate isomerase: MRKPVIAGNWKMHMTCAEAKSYLEEFLPLIKNIKDDRKVVIAPPFTAISTFSNYSDFDFLDISSQNIHWEDEGAFTAEISPKMLIEHRVSYAIVGHSEPRKYFSESDEQINKRAVFAQASGLTPIVCVGETLEQRERGEAYRVITRQVEQGLENTDPSNLVVAYEPIWAIGTGKTCEAKDANKICSLIRELIGFEDLIIQYGGSVKPNNIDEIMSMSDIDGVLVGGASLDPISFARIANYQ; encoded by the coding sequence TTGAGAAAACCTGTTATTGCTGGTAATTGGAAAATGCACATGACTTGTGCTGAAGCTAAGTCTTATTTAGAAGAGTTTTTACCTTTAATAAAAAACATAAAGGATGATCGTAAAGTTGTTATTGCTCCACCTTTTACAGCTATTTCAACCTTTTCTAATTATTCTGATTTTGATTTTTTAGATATTTCTAGTCAAAATATTCATTGGGAAGATGAAGGGGCTTTTACGGCGGAAATATCTCCAAAAATGCTTATTGAACATCGAGTCTCATATGCAATAGTTGGTCATAGTGAACCAAGGAAATATTTTAGTGAAAGTGATGAACAAATTAATAAAAGAGCAGTTTTTGCACAGGCTAGTGGACTTACCCCAATAGTTTGTGTTGGAGAAACATTAGAACAAAGAGAGAGAGGAGAAGCATATAGAGTTATCACTAGACAAGTTGAACAAGGACTGGAAAATACAGATCCATCTAATCTCGTAGTGGCCTATGAACCAATTTGGGCTATTGGGACAGGTAAAACATGTGAGGCTAAAGACGCTAATAAGATATGTTCTTTGATTCGAGAATTAATAGGTTTTGAAGATTTAATTATTCAATATGGTGGATCCGTTAAACCTAATAATATTGACGAAATTATGTCAATGAGTGACATAGATGGAGTTTTAGTTGGTGGTGCTTCATTA
- a CDS encoding DUF3318 domain-containing protein has translation MSELQRLKSLLPPENESWVFIEAAAAIDPPLITLEEIGRDEVEIQIDLDEWDNFAIDHRNLLFWHEVGKIQNDTIPRDGWEMAALAIGLGGAIGELWVQDGLLLLLALGLTSFAGYRLYIKNNSEKKIQDAIFADERAIDLACRFGYSIPNAYKSLGGALKELIEKTRKKKKRSFFEDRLDALRKSAEKARSELSQQEGSEKSVSSENVYGQ, from the coding sequence ATGAGCGAACTTCAACGACTTAAAAGTTTGTTGCCTCCAGAAAATGAAAGTTGGGTTTTTATTGAAGCTGCTGCTGCTATAGACCCTCCTTTAATAACACTTGAGGAAATTGGTCGTGACGAAGTTGAAATCCAAATAGATTTAGATGAATGGGATAACTTTGCAATTGACCACAGAAATTTATTATTTTGGCACGAAGTAGGGAAAATTCAAAATGACACAATTCCCCGAGATGGTTGGGAAATGGCTGCTCTTGCCATAGGACTTGGAGGGGCAATAGGCGAGTTGTGGGTACAAGATGGGCTACTTTTATTACTTGCTCTTGGTTTAACAAGTTTTGCAGGTTATAGATTATATATAAAAAATAATTCTGAAAAAAAAATTCAAGATGCTATTTTTGCAGATGAAAGAGCTATAGATCTCGCTTGTAGATTTGGATACAGTATCCCAAACGCTTATAAAAGTCTTGGAGGAGCATTAAAGGAGTTAATTGAGAAAACTCGAAAAAAGAAAAAAAGAAGCTTTTTTGAGGATAGATTAGATGCCTTAAGAAAAAGTGCAGAAAAAGCTAGATCAGAATTGTCTCAGCAAGAAGGTTCAGAAAAATCAGTCTCAAGTGAAAATGTATATGGACAATAA